In Canis aureus isolate CA01 chromosome 6, VMU_Caureus_v.1.0, whole genome shotgun sequence, one genomic interval encodes:
- the LRRC30 gene encoding leucine-rich repeat-containing protein 30: MGAKQSRAPCRDKGPRRMVLLRGRQPFAPWDDSLLPGKDPRALLKRGMRHVSFSLVTKGMTDVPDFLWGLSEVQKLNLSHNQLRAVPADVGKLSRLVVLNLCGNRLRSLPREISVLQSLKVLFLNMNCLTELPAELSACRSLEVLSLSHNCLSQLPASLADLSRLRKLNLSNNYFAHIPICVFALKELDFLHVGSNRLENIAESIQCLAGLQIFIAESNNIHSFPRSLCLLTSLELLNLNNNDIQTLPDELYLLWRLGRIAWNPMDKGLHISHNPLSKPLPELVEGGLDMLFSYLKDKKHH; encoded by the coding sequence atgggGGCCAAGCAGTcaagggctccctgcagggacaaGGGCCCCCGGAGGATGGTGCTCCTGCGCGGGAGGCAGCCCTTCGCCCCGTGGGACGACAGCCTGCTCCCGGGCAAGGACCCCCGGGCCCTGCTGAAGCGGGGCATGCGCCACGTCAGCTTCAGCCTGGTCACCAAGGGAATGACGGACGTCCCCGACTTCCTGTGGGGCTTGTCCGAGGTGCAGAAACTCAACCTGTCTCACAACCAGCTCAGGGCCGTGCCGGCCGACGTGGGCAAGCTGAGCCGGCTGGTGGTCCTGAACCTCTGTGGGAACCGCCTGCGGAGCCTGCCCCGGGAAATCAGCGTCCTCCAGAGCCTCAAGGTCCTGTTCCTGAACATGAACTGCCTGACCGAGCTGCCCGCCGAGCTGAGCGCCTGCAGGAGCCTGGAGGTCCTGAGCCTGTCCCACAACTGCCTCTCCCAGCTCCCCGCCAGCCTCGCCGACCTCTCCAGGCTGCGGAAGCTCAACCTCAGCAACAACTATTTTGCTCACATCCCCATCTGCGTGTTCGCGCTGAAGGAGCTGGATTTCCTGCACGTGGGTTCCAACCGCCTGGAAAACATCGCCGAGAGCATTCAGTGCCTGGCGGGCCTGCAGATCTTCATCGCCGAGAGCAACAACATCCACTCCTTCCCTCGGTCGCTCTGCCTGCTGACCAGCCTGGAGCTGCTGAACCTCAACAACAACGACATCCAGACCCTGCCGGACGAGCTCTACCTGCTGTGGAGACTGGGGCGGATTGCCTGGAACCCCATGGACAAGGGGCTTCACATTTCCCATAACCCGCTTTCCAAGCCTCTGCCGGAGCTGGTGGAGGGGGGGCTGGACATGCTCTTCAGTTACCTGAAGGACAAAAAGCACCACTGA